CCAGAATCTGTGACTTCGACACTCCCAGATTCTCTCGGCTGGGAGCGCTTTGGCGTCGTTATGCAGGTGCAACTCCTGAGTGCTACCCACACCCGCACGCTGTCCAGATCCTGCTTGGTGGTCTGGATGAGCCGGCGCATCTGGTCCTTGAGTTCATCGAAGGCGTCCACGTCCCGGAAAAAGCTGGTCACGTTGATGGTGAAGTCCCGGAACAGGGAGTCCGCCTCTTCCTTGCTGTCTTGCAGCAGCCGGATGTATTCCGAGATGTCCTCGAGGCGGTGTCCCTTCATGCGCCGGTCGATGCGGCGCACCAGGGTGCTGCGTTTGTAGCGCGTGAAGTCATGGCCGGTCCGCACCCGGACCAGCCGCAGGATCTTTTGCAGCGGCGCGCTGGCCCAGCCGTCGTCGCCGTCAAAGTCGCCCGGATTCAGGGTGCGCGCCCGCCTCACAAAACTGTACAGGCGCGGCGCGAGGTCCTCGGCCGGCAACACGTCGTTCGCCATCTGCGTGGCCGCCGCGCTGCGGGGCATGGCCGGATACTCGGCAGAGTGGGGGTCTTGCACCAGGGTCAGGCCAAACTGCTCGCGGATGGCCTGAATGCCGCGGGTACCGTCGCTGCCCATGCCCGACAGGATGATTCCCACCGCGTTCTCGCCCTGGTCGCTGGCCAGCGATTCGAAGAAGCTGTCGATGACCCGGCCCTGGGCCAGCTGCAGATCCTCGAGCAGCAGCACGCCGTTCATGATGGACAGGCTGTGGCCCGGCGGAATCACATGCACGCGGTTGGGCTGCGCGGTCATGCCATCCTCGATCTGCACCACCGGCATGACCGTGCAGCGTTGCAGGATCTCGGGCATCAGGCCGCGCTGATGTGGATCAAGGTGCGTCACCACCACAAAGGCCATGCCGCTGTCCGGCGGCAGGCTCAGGAAGAAGCGTTCGTAGCCGTCGAGCGCCCCAGCAGATCCGCCGATGCCGACCACCACAAGCGGGCGTTCCTCATCCTCGCCGTGCTGAGGGGCCGGTGCGGGTTCTGAGGGCGGCTGGCCGGGCTGGGGCGCGTCGGCGAGCGGTTCTCCGGGGCTGTGCTGCTGCTCGTCGGTCTGTGAGGGGTCATGGGGCTGTGAATCGGACATGGAGTCTCCCGCGCGCAAAGGGTCTGGGGACAGCAGCAGACGCCCGGCGAGCGGCAGAAGTGACCCGGTGGCCGGAGTCTAGCCCTTCCGGAGCCCCTCTTCCGGTATGACGTGGTTACAGGGAGGCGGTGTTTCGGGAAAGATGGCGACTTCCTTGCGGCGTGGCAGCTCCCCCTTCAACGGAGCGGACAGGGTCAGGTGCAGATTCGGTATGGTGGCGGTGACCACAACCCCCAGACCGTCCCATATCCCCGAGAGTCCGCACGCTTTGTGCGTGCCCCAACGTCGGCCCAACCGAAGGTGGGCCAGCTCAGAAGAAGGAGCAAAAACCCCGTGACCCTTACCCCCCCCGCCTGGAAGCCAGGGCAGGACCCCGATCCCACCGAAACCGCCGAATGGATAGACAGTCTGGAAGCGGTGATTCAGCGCGACGGCCCGGAGCGCGCCGCCTACCTGCTGGACCACCTGTTGCAGCGGGCCAGCCAGCGCAAACTGGACCTGCGCTGGCGCTTCAACACCCCCATGCGCAACACGATCGCGCCCGGCGAGCAGCCCGCCTACCCCGGCGATCCGGTGCTGGAAGCCAAGCTGTGTGCGGCTGTCCGCTGGAACGCCGTGGCCATGGTGATGCGGGCCAACCAGGCTTCTTCGGAACTCGGTGGCCACCTCGCCACCTTTGCCAGCGCCGCGGACCTGTACGAAGTGGCGTTCAACCATTTCCTGCGCGCCGGGCCCCAGGGGGACGTGGTGTTTTACCAGCCGCACGCCGCGCCCGGGATGTATGCGCGCGCCTTTCTGGAAGGTCGACTGAGCGAGGATCAGCTGCTGCATTACCGGCGTGAGGTCGGCGGCCAGGGGCTTTCCAGCTACCCCCATCCCTGGCTGATGCCGGATTTCTGGTCCTATCCCACCGGCTCCATGGGCCTGGGACCGGTTCAAGCGATCTACCAGGCACGTTTCATGAAATACCTGGAGCGGCGCGGCCTGCTGGCTCCCAGTGACCGCAAGGTCTGGTGCTTTGTGGGCGACGGCGAGATGGACGAGCCCGAGGCGCGCGGCGCGCTGAGCGTGGCGAGCCGCGAGGGGCTGGACAACCTGATCTGGGTGGTCAACTGCAACCTGCAGCGGCTCGACGGTCCGGTGCGCGGCAACGGCAGCATTGTGCAGGAGCTGGAGGCGGCGTTCGGGGCCGCCGGCTGGGACACCCTCAAGGTGCTGTGGGGCTCGGAGTGGGATGACCTGTTCGCCCGCGATGACCGGGGCCTGATCCTCGAGCGCATGAACACGACGCTGGACGGCGAGTACCAGAACTACAAGGCCCGGGACGGGGCCTACGGGCGGGAGCACTTTTTTGGAGGTTCTCCGGAACTGCGCGGGCTGGTGTCCCACCTCTCGGACGCCGAGATTCAGGACCTGCGGCGCGGCGGACACGATCCGCTCAAGATCCACGCCGCCTACGCACGGGCAGTCCAGGCCAAACGGCCCACCGTGGTCCTGGCGCTCAGCGTCAAGGGGTATGGACTGGGCAGTGCGGGCGAGGGCAAGAACACCGCCCACCAGCAAAAGAAGCTGGACGCCGGGCAACTGCGTGCCTTCCGGGACCGCTTCAAGCTTCCCCTGAGTGACGATCAGCTCCAGACCCTGGCCTTTTACCGTCCGCCCGAGGACGCGCCCGAGATGCGGTACCTGCGCGGACGCCGCGAGGCGCTGGGGGGGCCGCTGCCTGCCCGACAGGTGCGCGCGGAACGGCTGGAACCGCCCGCGCGCGAGGACCTGATCGGCGCGGTGCGCGGCAGCGAGGACCGGCCCGTGTCCACCACCATGGCTTTCAATCAGCTGCTGCTGACCCTGCTGCGTCACCCGGTGCTGGGGCCACGTGTGGTACCGATCATCCCCGACGAGGCGCGGACCTTCGGCATGAACGCCCTGTTCCGGCAGTTCGGCATCTATGCCCCCGAAGGCCAGCGTTACCGGCCGGAGGACGCGGACCAGCTGCTGTACTACCGCGAGGCGGAAGAGGGTCAGGTGCTTCAGGAGGGCATCAACGAGGACGGAGCCTTCGCCTCGTGGATGGCCGCTGCCACCGCCTACAGCACGCACGGGCTGATGACCCTGCCGTTTTATACCTTCTACTCCATGTTTGGCTTTCAGCGTGTGGGCGACCTGGCCTGGGCCGCCGCCGACGCGCGCGCCCGGGGCTTTCTGATGGGCGCGACGGCCGGACGGACCACGCTGTCCGGCGAGGGCCTGCAGCATCAGGACGGTCACAGCCTGCTGCTGGCGTCCAGCGTGCCGACCTGCCGGGCCTATGATCCGGCGTTCGCCTACGAACTGGCGGTGATCGTGCACCACGGCCTGCGCGAGATGCTGACCGAGGACCGCGACCACTACTACTACATCACCCTGATGAACGAGACGTACCTGCATCCGGCAATGCCGCCGGGGGCGGAAGAGGGCATCGTGCGCGGCATGTACCGCCTGCGCGCCCTGCAGGACACCTCGGGGCCACACGTCCGGTTGCTGGGCAGCGGCACCATCCTGCGGGAGGTGCTCAGGGCCGCCGAGCTGCTGGCCGACGACTGGGGGGTGGGGGCGGAGGTGTGGAGTGTCACGAGCTTCGGGGAACTGCGCCGTGACGGCATGGAGGCCGAGCGGCTCAGCCGGCTGCATCCGGAGGAGAC
Above is a genomic segment from Deinococcus aerophilus containing:
- the aceE gene encoding pyruvate dehydrogenase (acetyl-transferring), homodimeric type; this translates as MTLTPPAWKPGQDPDPTETAEWIDSLEAVIQRDGPERAAYLLDHLLQRASQRKLDLRWRFNTPMRNTIAPGEQPAYPGDPVLEAKLCAAVRWNAVAMVMRANQASSELGGHLATFASAADLYEVAFNHFLRAGPQGDVVFYQPHAAPGMYARAFLEGRLSEDQLLHYRREVGGQGLSSYPHPWLMPDFWSYPTGSMGLGPVQAIYQARFMKYLERRGLLAPSDRKVWCFVGDGEMDEPEARGALSVASREGLDNLIWVVNCNLQRLDGPVRGNGSIVQELEAAFGAAGWDTLKVLWGSEWDDLFARDDRGLILERMNTTLDGEYQNYKARDGAYGREHFFGGSPELRGLVSHLSDAEIQDLRRGGHDPLKIHAAYARAVQAKRPTVVLALSVKGYGLGSAGEGKNTAHQQKKLDAGQLRAFRDRFKLPLSDDQLQTLAFYRPPEDAPEMRYLRGRREALGGPLPARQVRAERLEPPAREDLIGAVRGSEDRPVSTTMAFNQLLLTLLRHPVLGPRVVPIIPDEARTFGMNALFRQFGIYAPEGQRYRPEDADQLLYYREAEEGQVLQEGINEDGAFASWMAAATAYSTHGLMTLPFYTFYSMFGFQRVGDLAWAAADARARGFLMGATAGRTTLSGEGLQHQDGHSLLLASSVPTCRAYDPAFAYELAVIVHHGLREMLTEDRDHYYYITLMNETYLHPAMPPGAEEGIVRGMYRLRALQDTSGPHVRLLGSGTILREVLRAAELLADDWGVGAEVWSVTSFGELRRDGMEAERLSRLHPEETARPSFVGTHLNQSTAPVIAATDYLRAVPDMIRPYLRADYVTLGTDGFGRSDTRAALRTFFEVDAHHIVLAALKALSDQGTLGAQTVTRAMERYDLDRPKANPLTS
- a CDS encoding chemotaxis protein CheB; this encodes MSDSQPHDPSQTDEQQHSPGEPLADAPQPGQPPSEPAPAPQHGEDEERPLVVVGIGGSAGALDGYERFFLSLPPDSGMAFVVVTHLDPHQRGLMPEILQRCTVMPVVQIEDGMTAQPNRVHVIPPGHSLSIMNGVLLLEDLQLAQGRVIDSFFESLASDQGENAVGIILSGMGSDGTRGIQAIREQFGLTLVQDPHSAEYPAMPRSAAATQMANDVLPAEDLAPRLYSFVRRARTLNPGDFDGDDGWASAPLQKILRLVRVRTGHDFTRYKRSTLVRRIDRRMKGHRLEDISEYIRLLQDSKEEADSLFRDFTINVTSFFRDVDAFDELKDQMRRLIQTTKQDLDSVRVWVALRSCTCITTPKRSQPRESGSVEVTDSG